In a genomic window of Salegentibacter salegens:
- a CDS encoding GNAT family N-acetyltransferase — translation MQIREAIEQEIPEIIEVLKASLGETYSKKTEAVWRYKHEDNPFGKSVVLVAEENEEIVGIRAFMHWEWRLGDQIFSTFRAVDTATHPDHQGKGVFKKLTLNALEVVKEQGDDFIFNTPNTQSLPGYLKMGWKEVSKLKIRVKPANPFHWLNNKTGKAYTVNNTCGEGQLANLTSVYNKLKAEENRLFTLKSPEYLIWRYENNPLQNYEIKADQDFYLAAYIKEHKYVKELRITEHIYSDDRGLQKINKAVKEFSKKFGAQIITSTGLSYGVGFSGNYGPVLTLRDVNLDPNLKQELLQLNNWSYTLGDLELF, via the coding sequence ATGCAAATAAGAGAAGCTATAGAGCAAGAAATACCTGAGATTATAGAAGTGCTAAAGGCAAGTCTGGGTGAAACTTATTCAAAAAAGACGGAAGCGGTATGGAGGTATAAGCATGAAGATAATCCGTTCGGGAAATCAGTGGTTTTGGTAGCTGAAGAAAACGAGGAGATTGTTGGAATTCGTGCTTTTATGCATTGGGAATGGCGTTTAGGAGATCAGATATTTTCTACTTTCAGAGCGGTAGATACCGCAACCCACCCAGATCATCAGGGAAAGGGGGTATTTAAAAAACTTACCTTGAATGCATTAGAGGTGGTTAAGGAACAGGGGGATGATTTTATTTTTAACACCCCTAATACCCAAAGTTTACCCGGATATCTAAAAATGGGCTGGAAGGAAGTGTCTAAATTAAAGATTCGGGTGAAGCCTGCGAATCCATTTCACTGGCTTAATAATAAAACAGGTAAAGCTTATACTGTTAATAATACTTGCGGTGAAGGACAACTAGCCAATTTGACTTCGGTTTATAATAAATTAAAAGCTGAGGAAAATAGATTATTCACTTTAAAATCGCCGGAATATCTTATCTGGCGTTATGAAAATAATCCCTTACAAAATTATGAGATAAAGGCAGATCAGGATTTTTATCTGGCAGCATATATTAAAGAACATAAATATGTTAAAGAACTTCGTATAACAGAACATATTTATTCGGACGATCGTGGTCTGCAAAAAATAAATAAAGCTGTAAAGGAATTCAGTAAAAAATTTGGGGCTCAAATTATTACGTCTACAGGATTAAGTTATGGTGTTGGGTTTTCCGGTAATTATGGTCCGGTTTTAACGCTGAGAGATGTAAATTTAGATCCAAATTTAAAACAGGAATTATTACAGCTTAACAATTGGTCCTATACTTTGGGGGATCTGGAATTATTTTAA
- a CDS encoding glycosyltransferase: protein MLLPETLKIHDTSRFEFHYIYFLPWKDQMAESIRNTGGRVTCFEAKDNIRLMQQYSGVIEYCKNNEIDLIHCHLPWAGFLGRLVFSKTKIPVVYTEHNMQERYHIATKIINSLTFNSQTLALGVSEDVTNSIKKNINPKIPVNTLLNGANTDSFQRDPGLGTKTKQQLGIPEDALVLGNVAVFRFQKRLLEWLQVFKAIENKNPNVYGIIVGAGPLEEEIKAELIKLELEKKVFLPGLKTDVKPYFSAMDIFMMSSSFEGLPIALLEAMSMGCAIVSTDAGGIKEVVRNREDGLTCKMEEWIKLSGLCQVLIDDPDKLSNFKKASRERAVNSFSLKAMVDSLEEIYESLALQIPNGK from the coding sequence ATGTTATTGCCTGAAACCTTAAAAATACATGACACATCTAGATTCGAATTCCATTATATTTATTTTCTTCCCTGGAAAGATCAAATGGCGGAAAGTATTAGAAACACTGGGGGGAGAGTGACATGTTTTGAAGCAAAGGATAATATAAGATTAATGCAACAGTATTCAGGCGTGATTGAATATTGTAAAAATAATGAAATCGATTTAATTCATTGTCATTTGCCATGGGCAGGGTTTTTAGGTAGACTGGTTTTCTCCAAAACTAAAATACCGGTTGTTTATACCGAGCACAATATGCAGGAGCGTTATCATATTGCCACGAAAATAATTAACAGCCTTACATTTAATTCCCAGACTTTGGCTTTGGGAGTTTCAGAAGATGTTACCAATTCCATAAAGAAAAACATCAATCCAAAAATTCCGGTAAATACACTTTTAAATGGTGCGAATACGGATTCTTTTCAAAGAGATCCGGGATTGGGAACTAAAACAAAGCAGCAGTTGGGAATTCCTGAAGATGCTTTGGTTTTAGGAAATGTGGCTGTCTTTAGATTTCAAAAGCGACTGTTAGAATGGCTGCAGGTTTTTAAAGCAATTGAAAATAAAAATCCGAATGTATATGGAATAATTGTTGGAGCAGGACCTTTGGAAGAGGAGATAAAAGCTGAATTGATTAAACTGGAATTAGAGAAAAAGGTGTTCCTACCGGGTTTAAAAACCGATGTTAAACCCTATTTTTCCGCGATGGATATTTTTATGATGAGCAGTTCTTTTGAAGGATTGCCCATTGCGCTCCTAGAAGCAATGAGTATGGGGTGTGCAATTGTTTCAACAGATGCGGGAGGGATTAAAGAGGTTGTAAGAAACAGAGAAGATGGTTTAACTTGCAAAATGGAAGAATGGATAAAACTTTCCGGTTTATGCCAAGTTTTAATAGACGATCCTGATAAGTTAAGCAACTTTAAAAAAGCTTCCCGGGAACGGGCCGTAAATTCGTTTAGTTTGAAAGCGATGGTTGATTCTTTGGAAGAAATTTATGAATCGCTAGCTCTCCAAATCCCGAATGGGAAGTAA
- a CDS encoding polysaccharide deacetylase family protein, which translates to MENGALVISLDFELLWGVFDKIEWRERKVYFQNTRKLIPEILKLFEEYEISCTWATVGMLFNENWDDWNSNVPQIIPEYYNEKLSAYKYGNSIQSKETEEFCFAPNLIKFIKETQGQEIGTHTYSHYYCLEPGQTLESFRADLEKSKKMADKFGINLESLVFPRNQCNEDYLDVCMENGLRTVRTNPADWYWENTQKDSLQQKIFRTGDAYFGLNNKSYRDIPEIAPGITGQKASRLLRPYSGKSFLDKTRLNRIQSEMSAAAKNKEIYHLWWHPHNFGDNPEKNLQDLKQILSHFDFCRKKYNFQSFNMSKLGKKV; encoded by the coding sequence ATGGAAAATGGTGCTTTGGTAATTTCTTTAGATTTTGAACTGCTATGGGGTGTATTTGATAAGATAGAATGGAGGGAGAGAAAAGTATATTTTCAGAATACCAGAAAGCTAATTCCTGAAATTCTGAAGCTGTTTGAAGAATATGAAATATCCTGTACCTGGGCTACTGTAGGAATGTTATTTAACGAAAATTGGGATGATTGGAATTCAAATGTTCCCCAAATTATACCGGAATATTATAATGAGAAGCTATCTGCATATAAATACGGGAATTCTATCCAAAGTAAAGAAACTGAGGAATTTTGTTTCGCTCCTAATCTTATAAAATTTATTAAAGAAACCCAGGGCCAGGAAATAGGGACACATACCTATTCGCACTATTACTGTCTGGAGCCTGGACAAACCCTAGAAAGCTTTAGGGCTGATCTTGAAAAATCAAAGAAGATGGCTGATAAGTTTGGAATAAACTTAGAATCTTTGGTATTTCCCAGAAATCAATGTAACGAAGATTACCTGGATGTATGCATGGAAAACGGGTTAAGGACCGTCAGAACCAATCCAGCGGATTGGTATTGGGAAAATACCCAGAAAGACAGTCTACAACAGAAGATTTTCCGAACAGGGGATGCCTATTTTGGATTGAACAATAAATCTTACAGGGATATCCCAGAAATAGCTCCCGGTATTACCGGGCAAAAAGCTAGCAGGTTATTAAGGCCTTATAGTGGAAAAAGCTTTCTTGATAAAACACGTCTGAATAGGATACAGTCTGAAATGAGTGCAGCTGCTAAGAATAAAGAGATCTATCATTTGTGGTGGCACCCACATAATTTCGGAGATAATCCAGAGAAAAATCTTCAGGACCTAAAGCAAATATTAAGTCACTTTGATTTCTGTAGGAAAAAATATAATTTTCAATCTTTTAATATGAGTAAACTTGGAAAAAAAGTGTAA